CGCACCGGCGGGCACGGCCCGGGCCGGATCGCGCTCGTCATCGGCGACGTGCAGGGACACGACGTGCGGGCGGCCGGTCTGATGGGGCAGCTGCGGATCGCCCTGCGCGCGTACGCCTCCGAGGGCCACCGGCCGGACGCGGTGCTCTCCCGGGCCTCGCGCTTCCTGTACGGGATCACGGACGGGGACGACGCCGAGGAGAACGGCGGTCCGCGCTTCGCGACCTGCCTCTACCTGGAGGTCGACCTGGAGACGGGGTCGGTCGACATCGCGCGGGCCGGGCATCCGGATCCGGCGGTACGGATGAACGACGGAACGGTTCTCCTCAGGCCGACGGCCGGGGGGCTGCCGCTCGGGATCGACCCCGACACCGACTACCCGACGACCCGGCTCACCCTGGACCCCGGCGAGACGCTCATGATCTGCACCGACGGGCTCCTGGAGACCGGCGGGCACGACCTGGACAGCGGCTGGGAGCGGGTACGGGAGCTTCTGGAGTCCCACGACGGCGAGGACCTGGAGCGACTCGCCGACGCCCTCGTGGAGGCCGTCCACGGGCCCGGCTCGCACCACACGACGGGCCCGCTCGCCGACCGCCGCGAGGACGACATCGCCGTCCTGCTGCTCTCCCGCCGGCCCGCCGGCACCGTGCGGGAGGCCCCCCGCCGCACCCTGATGTCGATCGCCCAGGCGGAGCCGGAGCGGATCGCCGAGGCCCGCGAGCAGGTCCGGCAGCTGCTGCACGACTGGTCGGACGAGGACCAGCTGGACGCGGCGGTCCTGATGGTCTCCGAGATGGTCACGAACGTCCTCGTCCACACCGACGGCGACGCGCTCCTGGTCGCCGAGGTGGCGTGCGGCGAGAAGTCCCGGCGGCTGCGGGTGGAGGTCTCCGACGGCAGCGACGAACTGCCGCACAAGCGGCACCCGGGCGAGATGGCGTCGAGCGGGCGCGGGCTGGTCCTGATGGAGATGCTCGCGGACGCGTGGGGGGTCGATCCGCGGGGCGAGGGCAAGGCGATCTGGTTCGAACTGAACGAACCGGAGTCGGGGGAAGGCTGCTGCCGCTAGCCCCACCCCGTTGTGGGCATGCGTTCCGCCGGGGCGGTGCCCACCCCGTTGTGGGCCTGCGTTCCCCCGGGGGCGGTGCCCACGCCGTTGTGGGCATGCGTTCCGCCGGGGCGGAACGGGTGGGCACAACGGACCCGCGCCTTGCCGGCGCCCGAGGCTCCCGCGCCCTGACCCGCACCTCTGGTGACGGCGAGGTCGTGGTGCGGGTCAGGGCACGGAACGCGGAGGCGCCGCAGAAGGGCGCCGTCCCGTGTGCCCACCCGTCCCGCCCCAGCGGGACGATTGCCCACACGGAGGTGGGCGCCGGCCGACAGGGCGCGGGCGCGTCAGCGCAGCGCCCCGCCAGGCGCCGCCGCGGCTCCCGGCGCAGACTGGTGCCATACGGTCGCGTGGGGGACCACGGAGCGCGCCATGGACACCCACAAGGTCGGCAGCGACACCACGGTGATCG
This is a stretch of genomic DNA from Streptomyces sp. R44. It encodes these proteins:
- a CDS encoding SpoIIE family protein phosphatase, giving the protein MRTEDVLAAIATGLWRWDNASGIVSLDAEAARLLGLPAEPMRLTEAAVRSRFHPVDWNEIDGVVNLAVAEGTLAEARLRIMDGHGRVIRTVRSRSKPLIDGNDYQLVGTLQEVAEQLPGTAARTPITGDWRRSREAFLLDAGRALAEARSTAEVLRVAASLSMPGFSPDGLAVFGVAGDRLTVIGHHGHSEGDEGPFSSMSLDTDYPAAEVVRTGRAIYLPTPEEYLRRFPMTWPLAQRFGRRSWAFVPLVVAGRTMGAWMAAFKHPVAFTPDERSVLTTVARMLAQALARAGVAESERELSLGLQRTMMPVLGPGIPGIQVAARYVPTGGGLQVGGDWYDMIRLPGGSTRTGGHGPGRIALVIGDVQGHDVRAAGLMGQLRIALRAYASEGHRPDAVLSRASRFLYGITDGDDAEENGGPRFATCLYLEVDLETGSVDIARAGHPDPAVRMNDGTVLLRPTAGGLPLGIDPDTDYPTTRLTLDPGETLMICTDGLLETGGHDLDSGWERVRELLESHDGEDLERLADALVEAVHGPGSHHTTGPLADRREDDIAVLLLSRRPAGTVREAPRRTLMSIAQAEPERIAEAREQVRQLLHDWSDEDQLDAAVLMVSEMVTNVLVHTDGDALLVAEVACGEKSRRLRVEVSDGSDELPHKRHPGEMASSGRGLVLMEMLADAWGVDPRGEGKAIWFELNEPESGEGCCR